From the genome of Vicia villosa cultivar HV-30 ecotype Madison, WI linkage group LG2, Vvil1.0, whole genome shotgun sequence, one region includes:
- the LOC131651732 gene encoding pentatricopeptide repeat-containing protein At5g50280, chloroplastic-like, with translation MFLTLINHKLSLSSSSSSYCFFYLQPSISPNTHTKPSFPIHSHKTPHSSLSLSPTTSPNSSTTQTPIFLPYFDQHEQEQNIKEEEEDNQQSYDPDDPIYKFFKTRTRVPSQNPGKQGKLFLQSNRRTTWHLASDDFHEEEEEEIPLLVEDNKEMGSQKKESSSLPEGVVGEILHLARNLPQNLTLEEALGEYEKRVNTKECLEVLEILGKEHLVVCCLYFFQWMRSQEPSLVTPRVFTVLFPLLGRAKMGDKLMVLFRNLPSNKEFRNVRVYNAAISGLLSDDRYEDAWKVYESMETDNVLPDHVTCSIMIIVMRKLGRSAKDAWQFFEKMNRKGVRLGEEVLGALIKSFCVEGLVSEALIIQSEMEKKGIFSNAIVYNTLMDAYCKSNRVEEAEGLFVEMKAKGIKPTAVTFNILMHAYSRRMQPKIVENLLSEMQDFGLKPNANSYTCLISAYGRQKKMSDMAYGVFLKMKKVGIKPTSHSYTAVIHAYSASGWYEKAYAAFENMIREGIKPSIETYTTLLDAFRRAGDAETLMKIWKLMMSEKVKGTEVTFNILVDGFAKQGLFMEARDVISEFGKIGLRPTVMTYNMLMNAYARGGLDSKLPQLLKEMEALKIRPDSVTYSTMLYAFVRVRDYKRAFFYHKQMVKSGQVMDISSYRKLRDILDVKAADKNKSDKVTLLGAINKKMGIMKTKRKKDEFWKYKTRHVKKP, from the exons ATGTTTCTCACTCTCATAAACCATAAactctctctttcttcttcttcttcttcttattgctTCTTCTATCTTCAACCTTCAATTTCACCCAACACTCACACTAAACCCTCTTTCCCCATTCACTCACACAAAACCCCACATTCATCACTATCCCTTTCTCCAACTACATCTCCAAACTCTTCAACTACACAAACCCCCATTTTTCTCCCATATTTCGACCAACACGAACAAGAGCAAAacataaaagaagaagaagaagataatcaACAATCCTATGACCCAGATGATCCAATCTACAAATTCTTCAAAACCCGCACAAGGGTTCCATCTCAAAACCCGGGAAAACAAGGAAAGTTGTTCCTTCAGAGTAATCGTCGTACCACATGGCACCTTGCTTCAGATGATTTTcacgaagaagaagaggaagaaatccCTTTGTTGGTTGAAGACAACAAAGAAATGGGGTCTCAAAAGAAGGAATCATCATCACTGCCTGAAGGTGTTGTTGGGGAAATTCTTCATCTTGCAAGGAATTTGCCACAGAATTTGACTCTAGAGGAAGCTTTGGGAGAGTATGAAAAAAGGGTCAATACGAAAGAGTGTTTAGAGGTTTTGGAAATACTTGGGAAAGAGCACCTTGTGGTGTGTTGTTTGTATTTCTTTCAGTGGATGAGGTCACAGGAACCATCACTTGTTACACCAAGGGTTTTCACTGTGTTGTTCCCTTTGTTGGGAAGAGCAAAGATGGGTGATAAGTTGATGGTTTTGTTCAGAAACTTGCCGTCTAATAAGGAGTTCAGAAATGTTCGTGTTTATAATGCTGCAATTTCAGGCCTTCTCTCTGATGACAG ATATGAAGATGCTTGGAAGGTTTATGAGTCGATGGAAACAGATAATGTTCTTCCAGATCATGTGACTTGCTCTATTATGATTATTGTTATGAGAAAACTTGGGCGTAGTGCAAAAGATGCATGGCAATTTTTCGAGAAAATGAACAGAAAAGGAGTACGATTGGGCGAAGAAGTCCTTGGTGCACTGATAAAGTCATTTTGTGTTGAGGGTCTGGTGAGTGAAGCTCTCATCATCCAATCTGAAATGGAGAAGAAAGGGATTTTTTCAAATGCAATTGTGTACAACACTCTGATGGATGCATATTGTAAATCAAATCGCGTAGAAGAAGCCGAAGGCCTTTTTGTCGAGATGAAAGCTAAAGGGATTAAACCAACCGCAGTTACCTTCAACATTCTAATGCATGCATACAGCCGAAGAATGCAACCTAAGATTGTAGAGAATCTGCTGTCAGAAATGCAGGATTTTGGCTTAAAGCCAAATGCCAATTCATATACTTGTCTAATCAGCGCGTATGGAAGGCAGAAAAAGATGAGCGACATGGCTTATGGTGTattcttgaagatgaagaaagtCGGAATAAAACCCACTTCACATTCCTATACAGCAGTGATCCATGCTTATTCAGCTAGTGGCTGGTACGAGAAAGCTTATGCTGCATTTGAAAACATGATCAGAGAAGGTATCAAACCTTCAATAGAAACCTACACTACTTTACTAGATGCGTTCAGACGAGCTGGTGACGCCGAAACATTGATGAAAATATGGAAGCTGATGATGAGCGAGAAAGTTAAAGGAACAGAGGTTACATTCAACATTCTTGTTGATGGTTTTGCCAAACAAGGTCTCTTCATGGAAGCAAGAGATGTGATCTCTGAATTCGGGAAGATTGGATTGCGACCAACGGTGATGACCTATAATATGCTGATGAATGCATATGCACGAGGAGGGTTAGACTCGAAGCTGCCGCAGTTGTTGAAAGAGATGGAAGCTCTTAAGATAAGACCAGATTCGGTAACATATTCAACTATGTTATACGCCTTTGTCCGTGTTCGAGACTACAAGCGGGCGTTTTTTTATCACAAGCAGATGGTCAAAAGTGGGCAGGTGATGGATATCAGTTCATACAGGAAGCTACGGGACATTCTCGATGTCAAAGCCGCAGATAAAAACAAGAGTGATAAGGTAACCTTGCTTGGTGCAATTAACAAAAAGATGGGCATTATGAAAACCAAGAGGAAAAAAGATGAGTTTTGGAAGTACAAGACGAGACATGTAAAAAAACCTTAG
- the LOC131651733 gene encoding protein root UVB sensitive 3-like has protein sequence MESLSPSSPSVISSNKTPILTLEEWNGSSPTKLSKTFTIKASSSSFSIHRSGARFTHVWRRFLQAFVPEGFPSSVTPDYVPFQIWDLLQGLSTYIRTMLSTQALLSAIGVGEKSATVLGATFQWFLRDLTGMLGGILFTFYQGSNLDSNAKMWRLVADLMNDLGMLMDLISPLFPSAFVFIVCLGSISRSFTGVASGATRAALTQHFALQDNAADISAKEGSQETVATMIGMALGMLVARITIGHPLAIWFSFLSLTLFHMYANYRAVRCLALNSLNPERSSILLQHFTKTGQVLSPKQVSSLEHVLPIQLTPWSSKKANLLDTKVLLGTRISSFDEMEIKENLLSVASYYTKAKYLLVEKKGIINVIVHKDSSGADVLKSYIHALVLANNAYKSKSLHSDSQTWMENQYEVFIQKVKSLGWKTERLLSSPIVWRANWIHQPLVEKTD, from the exons ATGGAATCACTTTCACCTTCTTCTCCATCCGTCATCTCCTCCAACAAAACTCCAATATTAACATTGGAAGAATGGAACGGTTCATCCCCCACTAAGCTCTCCAAGACTTTCACCATCAAAgcctcttcttcctctttctcCATACACAGATCTGGTGCCCGCTTCACCCATGTTTGGAGACGCTTTCTTCAAGCATTTGTTCCTGAG GGTTTTCCAAGCAGTGTTACTCCGGATTATGTTCCTTTTCAAATTTGGGATTTATTGCAG GGACTTTCAACATATATAAGGACCATGCTTTCTACCCAG GCTCTCTTGAGTGCTATTGGAGTTGGTGAGAAATCAGCTACTGTCCTTGGTGCCACTTTTCAG TGGTTTTTGAGAGATCTAACTGGCATGCTTGGAGGAATCTTATTCACATTCTACCAG GGATCAAATCTTGATAGCAATGCAAAAATGTGGCGTCTGGTTGCAGATCTCATGAATGATCTTG GTATGCTAATGGACCTCATTTCACCATTGTTTCCATCAGCTTTTGTTTTTATCGTTTGCTTAGGGAGCATATCAAGATCTTTCA CTGGGGTTGCAAGTGGAGCTACTAGAGCAGCTTTGACTCAACATTTTGCTCTTCAGGATAATGCTGCAGATATATCCGCTAAG GAAGGAAGTCAAGAAACTGTGGCTACAATGATTGGCATGGCACTGGGAATGCTTGTTGCCCGCATTACTATTGGACACCCACTAGCAATTTGGTTTTCCTTTTTGTCTCTGACCCTGTTTCATATGTATG CCAACTACCGAGCTGTTCGATGCTTGGCACTGAACTCACTAAACCCTGAAAGAAGCTCTATTCTTTTGCAGCATTTCACGAAGACTGGCCAAG TTCTCTCCCCTAAACAGGTCTCTTCACTGGAGCATGTTTTACCGATACAACTAACTCCATGGAGTTCAAAGAAGGCTAATTTATTGGATACAAAAGTACTTTTAGGTACAAGGATTTCTTCATTCGATGAAATGGAAAT TAAGGAGAATTTGCTTTCGGTAGCATCTTACTACACGAAAG CCAAGTACTTACTAGTGGAAAAGAAAGGAATAATTAACGTTATTGTTCATAAAGATTCAAGTGGTGCTGATGTCCTAAAGTCATATATTCATGCTCTAGTCCTAGCAAATAATGCTTATAAAAGCAAATCTTTGCATTCAGACAGCCAAACATGGATGGAAAATCAGTATGAAGTATTTATTCAGAAG GTCAAGTCATTAGGGTGGAAAACAGAACGGCTCCTATCATCACCTATCGTATGGAGAGCAAACTGGATACACCAACCGTTGGTAGAAAAAACCGATTAG